Genomic DNA from Candidatus Zixiibacteriota bacterium:
GGCGCAATATTGTTTTATCTACGGTGGTATGATGACGATTCCTCTTCCAGGGGAGGCTGCGTATCTCGAGAAGCTGCAAGGGGTTGCCATATCACTGCCGTATCGAAAGAAGGAAATCAAATATTAATTTTGGTAAAGGTCTCCACTACTTGCTTTCTATAAGAAAATGACTGCTGATTTGACCGACATTCGCCTTTGCCGGACAATGATTACTAATTATATCCTCTATTTAACTAACTGAAACGATAAAGGGAGGAAGAATGGAAAAGAGAATTTGCACGGGTTTGATCCTGGTGTCACTGAGCATATTGTTATCGGGGATTGCATTCGCTCAGGTTCCTCGCGTCAATACCATGCCTGATGGTATTCGTAACCTGGTGGCCGGCATCGATAACGCTTACGCCTGGCCTGATACCCCTTTGGTAGTATGGGGCAACGTTGTTGGAGGTACCGCGCCCTATACTTATTCGTGGGACTTTGGTGACGGCTCTCCGGCCGTTAATGGTAGCGTTGCCAATCCGCGCGATATTGCAGTCTCGCACGCTTACACTTCGATGGGGCCCAAATATGCCGCCCTGATTGTGACCGATTCCCACGGTTTGTCTGATACCGATCAGGTCAGAATCGATGTTGTGTCATCCGACAGCTCCGCGCTGGTCAATCGGGCCATAGAAAAAGGGCTGAAATATCTATATCTTCACAATTATGGATCCATCGGTTGGCAAGGTTGGGGCGCGGAAGGTCAGTATCGGCCTGGAGCATTCGGAATGGAGGTCCTCGCCTTTCTGAATCGCGGACATCTCGCCACGAACGATCCTGATGAAGATATATATGCCGAACATGTACAGCGGGGTTTTGACATAATGTTTTCGCTTGCCTATAGTCAGAGTATCGGAGTCCAAACGCACGGTAATCCTGATACCGATGGCGATGGGTTAGGAATTTACTTCAGTGATGGGACAAGGCCGCTATATGAGACCGGCATAGCCCTTATGGCAATTGTGGCCAGCGGCACCCCTGACCGTGTCATCAGTTCCGGCTCGGCCTCTGTCCTTGGACGAACTTATATCGACGTTGCCGGCGATGTGGCCGATTATCTTGGCTGGGCGCAAAATGATGCAGGCGCGGGGCGAGGCGGCTGGCGATATACGCCCAACCGCAGTGACGCCGACAATTCTGTTACTCAGTGGCCCGCCATTGGTCTGGAGGCTGCGGAAAGCGTTTGGGGAGTCACTATACCATCCTTTGTCAAGCTGGAACTCCTGGTTTGGGCGACCTACAGCCAGAATGCCAATGGCGGTTTTGGCTATGACTGGAATGGATACCCCAACGATGGCCGCACAGGGGCCGGTCTCTGCATTCTTTCCTTTTGTGATGTCTCCTATACAAACCTGCGGATACAGAAGACCCTGACCTATCTAAACAATAGTTGGGTGCAGGGGTGCAACGTCACCGATGGAAATCTCGGTAATTACTATGCCATGTACGGGATAGCCAAAGGATGCCGTATCGCCGTCGATAGCCTTGGAAACCCAAGTGAAATTGCGGTCATTGGTAGCCACTACTGGCAGCAGGAGTATAATAGTTACCTGATAACCCACCAAGCCGCTGACGGACATTGGGACGGCTGCAACTATGGGAGCAATCTTCTGGATACCGACTTCGGAATCCTTATTCTTCTCCATGGAATAACCCGCTGGCCGGTGGCCGTAATCAAGGCACCTGCTTCAATACCGGCAAGCACTTCTTTCGAGGTCGATGGTAGCCATTCCTATCATATGGATACGTCCAAAGCTATAGTTGAATGGCTCTGGGATTTCGACGAAGCTAACGGTATCGATTGGAGCCAGGCCGATGCAAGCGGGAAAACAGTTACCGACCCCGGTTATCCCCTGCTGCAGGGAACACTGGCCGACACTTTCATGATCACCCTGCGTGTCAAGGATAATAGTATCCCTCCAATGTATAGCACTGCCAAGCACAGGATCATAGTTGACACTCTCAATCATCCCCCTGTTGCCGATGTTGGCGGTCCTTACGCGGCTCGGGTCGGTGATACAATTAAATTTGACGGTACAAACTCTTTTGATCCTGATCCGGGTGACCACATTGCCAGTTATTGCTGGGACCTTGATGGCGATAATGTTTTCTGTGACTGCACAGATTCTATTTGTTTCAAGTCCTGGTCCACTGTCCACTCGGGTTACGTAGGTCTAATTGTGACCGATACGTACGGAGCCATGTCAAGAGACACATCCTGGGTAACCGTCTGGACATCCAACATGGACGTCGGCGTTGATTCTGCTGCTTTGTTCTTTTCCCAACCCCATCCTGGATCGGGTGACACGGTGTTTGTCAGAGCGGCCATATACTGCGACTCTCTCTCAGACCCGGTTTCCGATATTGCGGTAAGATTCTTTGATGGTGACCCGGAGAATCCTCTCAATAAAATAGGTGATGACCAGTCAATTGCATCGATGTCGGCGCGCCAGGTTGACACCGTCGAGGTCAAATGGGTCGTTCCCGAGGGACTTCCGAGGATGGTATATGTTGTCGTAGATCCTGACGGCAAAATCGAGGAGTATAATGAGCTAAATAACTTTGACTCAATTTCAGTTGGATTGGGTAACTGCAAGGCGGACATCACTCCTCAACCGATCTATGCCTATTACGAAAACTCGGTCGAGCCTATGGCCGCTACGATCTATCTGGAGGATCCCGAGGCGAATTATACCGTAGATGATATTGATCCGGCAAGCATCAAAGTCAACACTTCTATTATCCCGATATCGACGGAAATCCTTGATTCGTGCCCTGGATATTCCGGAAAGGTGATGAAGATTGTCATTTCCATGGCTGATTTCATCGTGAGTTTTCCAATTTTCTGGGATACTACTTATTATCAGTATACGCTTCAGGGGAAATATAAGGATGGCAGCACATTCCAGCAGGGATGTGAGGTGATGATGATCGGCCACAGATCCGGGGATGTTAATGGTGACGGTAATGTTACTATTTTGGACATCGCCTATCTCGTTAAATATCTCTATCTCAATGGTCCCGCTCCGGTTCCAGTCGTCCAAAGCGGAGATGTGAATAGCTCGGGGAATGTGAATATAGCTGATATCTCATATTTGGTTAAATATCTATTCAAGAACGGACCCGAACCTGTCTGCCCGCCTGTCAAGCGATGAGAAGTATCGGGGGATGGAGCTATCCATCCCCCTCT
This window encodes:
- a CDS encoding PKD domain-containing protein, which translates into the protein MEKRICTGLILVSLSILLSGIAFAQVPRVNTMPDGIRNLVAGIDNAYAWPDTPLVVWGNVVGGTAPYTYSWDFGDGSPAVNGSVANPRDIAVSHAYTSMGPKYAALIVTDSHGLSDTDQVRIDVVSSDSSALVNRAIEKGLKYLYLHNYGSIGWQGWGAEGQYRPGAFGMEVLAFLNRGHLATNDPDEDIYAEHVQRGFDIMFSLAYSQSIGVQTHGNPDTDGDGLGIYFSDGTRPLYETGIALMAIVASGTPDRVISSGSASVLGRTYIDVAGDVADYLGWAQNDAGAGRGGWRYTPNRSDADNSVTQWPAIGLEAAESVWGVTIPSFVKLELLVWATYSQNANGGFGYDWNGYPNDGRTGAGLCILSFCDVSYTNLRIQKTLTYLNNSWVQGCNVTDGNLGNYYAMYGIAKGCRIAVDSLGNPSEIAVIGSHYWQQEYNSYLITHQAADGHWDGCNYGSNLLDTDFGILILLHGITRWPVAVIKAPASIPASTSFEVDGSHSYHMDTSKAIVEWLWDFDEANGIDWSQADASGKTVTDPGYPLLQGTLADTFMITLRVKDNSIPPMYSTAKHRIIVDTLNHPPVADVGGPYAARVGDTIKFDGTNSFDPDPGDHIASYCWDLDGDNVFCDCTDSICFKSWSTVHSGYVGLIVTDTYGAMSRDTSWVTVWTSNMDVGVDSAALFFSQPHPGSGDTVFVRAAIYCDSLSDPVSDIAVRFFDGDPENPLNKIGDDQSIASMSARQVDTVEVKWVVPEGLPRMVYVVVDPDGKIEEYNELNNFDSISVGLGNCKADITPQPIYAYYENSVEPMAATIYLEDPEANYTVDDIDPASIKVNTSIIPISTEILDSCPGYSGKVMKIVISMADFIVSFPIFWDTTYYQYTLQGKYKDGSTFQQGCEVMMIGHRSGDVNGDGNVTILDIAYLVKYLYLNGPAPVPVVQSGDVNSSGNVNIADISYLVKYLFKNGPEPVCPPVKR